The nucleotide window CGGAGTGACGCTCGCGGCGTGACGTGAGGTGTCGCATGCGTGCGAAGAGGCTCGCGGCCGGGTTCTGGGTGGTCGCCCTCGCGCTCGCCCTCGGCTGCGCGACGCAGAACCCGAAGTGGGCGACGTCGACCAACCCGTGCTGCGGGCAGGACCTTCTGCTTCGGGGCATCACGCCGCCCGAGGACCGCTGCGCCGACCTCGTCGTGGACCAGGAGACGGCGTTCCGGCTCATGATGGGGCTGGGCGGGTCGGCCGCGCTTCAGTGGCACGTCCGTCTGATCCCGGGTGGCCCGGCGTGCATCTGGCGCATCTGGCCGGGGATGTCGAAGGACGACTTCCTCGCGGCTCGGCTCGCGCGCGCGGACGACGGAGGGGACATGCCGACGGAGCATGAGATCGCGACGTTCGGAGCGGGGTGCTTCTGGTGCGTCGAGGCGGTGTTCCGGGAACTGAGAGGTGTCGAGGACGTCGTTCCCGGCTACGCAGGTGGCCGCGTCGTTGATCCGACCTATGAGCAGGTGTGCTCGGGACGGACGGGCCACGCCGAGGTGGCGCAGATCACATTCGATCCGGCCGTGATCTCGTACGCCGAGCTCCTCGACGTCTTCTGGGCGACGCACGACCCGACGACGCTGAACCGCCAGGGGGCGGACGTCGGCACGCAGTACCGTTCGGTCATCTTCTACCACAGC belongs to Candidatus Effluviviaceae Genus I sp. and includes:
- the msrA gene encoding peptide-methionine (S)-S-oxide reductase MsrA, with the translated sequence MRAKRLAAGFWVVALALALGCATQNPKWATSTNPCCGQDLLLRGITPPEDRCADLVVDQETAFRLMMGLGGSAALQWHVRLIPGGPACIWRIWPGMSKDDFLAARLARADDGGDMPTEHEIATFGAGCFWCVEAVFRELRGVEDVVPGYAGGRVVDPTYEQVCSGRTGHAEVAQITFDPAVISYAELLDVFWATHDPTTLNRQGADVGTQYRSVIFYHSAEQRETAERSRREAEASGRWSDPVVTEIEPLTTFYAAEGHHRDYYRQNPDQPYCRAVIDPKIAKVRSRFAEHLAGAADGRHGDAGSAPAFTKPTDEELRAALSPLQYAVTQENATEPPFRNEHWDEERPGIYVDVVSGEPLFTSLDKFDSGCGWPSFTRPLTPGAVVTRPDRTLRAERTEVRSAGADSHLGHVFDDGPAPTGLRYCI